The Strix uralensis isolate ZFMK-TIS-50842 chromosome 4, bStrUra1, whole genome shotgun sequence genomic interval AGCAGGGCTCAGGGACAGGGGATGCTGATGCTGCTGTCTCACGACTGATGACCTCAGTTTGACAGTTCCCCAGTGTAAGTCGAGGGGCTCTGGGGGACCTCTctccagagcagagggaatccCACAAGAGACGCTACCCCAGAGGCCGTGCTGGCTGTAGCCCAGCAGCTGGCTTAGCAACTGGCTGTCCTGAACAGGGGTGGCCAAGCCCAGTGAATAACCCATGCTGGATACCTGCACAGGTTTTCTGACCCCCTTTGAACTGAATGAGCCAGCATGAGAGCCTGGGCTCTTCCCTGAAGCTCCTGACAGGGCCTCAGCCTGGGGTGAGCCCTGTGCTTTCATGGGAGATGGCTTAGCAAGTGGCTTTCTGCATTTCCCAGCAGCAAAATACTCTCTCCTGGCATCTGGCCCTGGCATCGggaggctgcagtgctgctgcagaagatGGTTGGCTGCCTTTGGCCAGACAGTCTTCAGGACAGAGTCCACTACCCAGGACGTCACTGCAGCCAACTCATGCTTCAGAGCCTGTGAGAGGACCCTCGCTGCCGAGGGCAGGGTACCTGTGTTGCCTCTGTCCTCGTCCTCCTCTGGCCCATGCACCTCCAGGACACCCCTCCAGAGAGGTGCTTTGCACGGGTCACTGgtggcagcagcactgtcctTGTCCCATCTGTCTCCAGGCTTTCCAGGCAGTGGATGAACTTTCTCAGCACCTTCCTGGGTTTGGGCAGTGTCACCAGAGTCACAGACCTGGGAGAACTTCTCCTGAAGCTGCCTCAGCTGCTGCTCTaaaaagcagagctgctcctTCAGCTGCTGGCAGCCCTCGGCATGGGGGCTGCCCCTGGTGGGGGCCACTCGCCTGGCCGCCCCCGTGCCCTGCTGGGGCACCCTCGGCTTCCTCTTGCTCTCTGGAGGCATCTTATCAACCCTCTCCCTCTCGTGCCCAAAAGCTGCCTCCAGGCTCTTGCCAAATGCCTGAGGGGTTGGTGGGAGGCTCATGCCTTGGATGATGCTCTCCACCCTGGCCCGTTTGGCTTGTAGGTGCTGGTCAGAGAACTGGTCCCACAGGTGCTGGTCAGAGAGCTGGTCCCACAGGTGCTGGTCAGAGAGCTGGTCCCTGTTGCCAGCACAGGGCACAGGAGCTGGGGCACAGGTCCCAGCAAAAGCCAGGGCTTGCGCTCCTTCTCCAGTAGATGCACCGCGCTCATAGTCCTGAGGCAGGGCCACTGcctgagaggaagggaaaaggatgGTGGGATCCAGGCTCCTGCCAACCATTGGGTGTCTGAGGAGCTGAGATATCAGAGATGCACTAGGGGAAGGCAAGAGAGAGTCGGTCTGGAAACAGGGCTCCGACTTAAGCCCCTGGCTGTGCCCTGAAGTGGCATGGTCTCTGTCCTGCTCAGAGCCAGTCCTGCCATCCATCATCTCTTCTTCCTGTCTGGAACCCAGAGAGCTGACCCTCAGCTGGTTTGGGATCATCTCTGGTGACAGACTGGCAGGCTTCCCACGTGTTTGATGTTTCAGTCTGCTAGCAGTGTGGAGCTggagaaagagcaagaaacatCAGTGGACAGGACCTCATACAGCAGCTCTCCATGCACATGGCCAGAGATTTTTCCTCCCAGATTTTCAAAGCATCCCTGATCCCCCACAAAATCTATTTCAGCAGGGAATGACTCAGGCAGAAACCTCCAGACACTGCAAAACCCATGAGCAGGTGTTATGACCTGGACTGGGTAGCCCAGAGAGTCATAGAGGTTTTGTGATaccctcaggttaaattaaggtgaaacaacaccaaatgacccattgaaatgtttcatttgaagTAGAAACAACCTAAACTTGGAAAGAATAGTAAGTGATGTGGCCTTTTACTGAAAAATCcgtaagaaagaaaagaaaggaaataaaaggaaggaagagaaagagagtcaaagaatcAAGTTCACCACCCTGGGTTCCACTGTtttctcaggtctggtaatcttgggtggtgggtacACACCTagcaaagttctctgtcaccTCTTAAGTTTGTCCTATCGcctgatttgcatactagacaaagagagacGGGTTTTCCACAAACTTATTTGCATGAAAGgtgaggaaaaggtggagcatgggttctgcacgTGTTGAGGGGGGATGGGGTGCATCAGCCCTTTCatccaattgagttggtggtcgtgatctccccctgccacctttacctttcccccagCTTTTGCTTCTTGGGTAATTATGCTGCCTTTGGCTCCTTCTGGGGCACGGTGTTCCCCTCTTATCAATTTTTTAGTGCTTCTTTAAGGGTATAGTCATTAGCAAGGCCTACATCATTTATCAAGCTcctaaattaaagtgtaggcattaacctgaacatatggttttactcagtttACTCTGCCTGCTTCGAGGCTTATCTGGAGAACTTGGCAATACAACCACAAGGGAGTGGAGCTGTGCACCCTTCGATGCATTCTGCGCTTCCTTAGGCAGACAGTTCATCCCTTAGACTAACCACAAaggtcacagcttgtccttgaggcattaactccttcagttcctcacagcaGGCTGCCAGGTGTTGCATGACAGCAGCAACACCCTGGCCACTGACATAGCTCCCACCTACCAGCGAGGCATCCATCATGCCTGGAGTACATTTCCCACAGTTTGGGCCCTGGATGTGCCTGGCAGCATGGACTTCCCACACCACCAACCACGCCTGCACCTGAGGCATTTGGGGAAACTCCCCTCTGGGCTCGTGGACTCAGGTACAAGGGTGGTGAGCACCAGACCCTCTGCCAGGCACACCTGGGCAAAGGTGATTTTGGGTGTTCCCAGGtgctggcagagcacagggacAGCAGCTACATCCCTGCTGAAGGCATTCACAGCACGTAGCAGCTAGGCCAGGGCATGGCTGCTGCCTGCTtctgccagcacccagcacctgcCACCACagcctgctagctgatgcctgcaagcacttggtgctaattgctgtaaggggcctcagacaagaatgcacccaaggacataattttgcaactgtgatgggtacatcccGGACATGGCAgataaaccagcagacacctgtggaagctTCTCAgggacccttccccaaattttagtatgcttgtgcaatgtattaacatacTCATTacattctctggaaataggtgtgtacttttctgaaattacatgaatattcattgtATACACTCACTATGTAAGTGTGCCCTTGTCTTTCGGTATGCACtttaggtggaatgatcccccgggcatccagtgctgcaataaagaatgccttccttctaaaacttcaaactagtCAAAaaagtcttagagggttcttttgtgACCGAATTTACGGTAACACAGCCACGAGGGCACAGTGatgggcagcagtgctgggggggctggggcagcacAAACAGGCACAGCAAGGGTGAAAGTGTGATGTGACCTGCTGCGAGTGGGACACACCGGGATGTTCAGGCTAACACAGCACGGGGCTCCTAAACGCTTGGCATAACACTGAATAaaaggggtggggatggggattACCGGGGAAGAGAAAAAACTACTGAGCCAGCAGCCCCGGGCTTAAAATTATCACGCTGACTCCAGGCAGGGATCCACCCCCTCTGCTCGTTAGCTGCTGGGACAGCTTTGCAAAAGAAGGTGCAAAACCTCATATCCTGGACAATTACAGAGTAACTGTCCCTGGGGGGTGCTTCTTCCTCATCCACATTAATTAGAAGTAGCTTTGCATCCCTGAAGTAGGACAGTTTATGTCTTTTCCAGACACCTTTAAAGTGTCAGATTCTTGGGCTATAACCCAGAAACGTCTGATCATGTTCAACACCATCAGTCTCCTGTCTGCATGTCTGCTCCACGGCGAGTCCCCCAGGCCAGTGAGCAGTGTAGAAAATGGGTTTCTTCTCACTGCTTGTTAGCAGGTTGCCTTTCTTCAAACAGCCCTGTATTCCAGGCAGGTATCTGGGAGAGCTCTACCTTTTGCAGAGCTCTAGTCTTgacaaaccaaatattttctgGGTTGTCTGAGACCACTTGTTGCTCTCCTGTGTTGTCTCCCCACACCTCCCGACCATTAGGGTTTCATTTTTCTAAGTCTGTCATGGGGGCATTAAAACTGCTCAGTTTATCCATGGCCAGCGCAAGGCCGGGGTGCCAGCAGCTCTCAGCATCACCCCTTGCCCTTGTGTAACAAGTTTCACCATCACCTGTGGCCACCCCTTAGCCTGCCAGCCACTTCCAACAAAGCCACGCAGAAAATGCAATGCAGTCATAGATTCCCTACACCCTTAAGCCGGTCCTTCTACTTCACTCAGTTTGTTACAGAAACACCTTCTTTTGGCACTTGCTCACAATTTCTCACTTTGTCTGTGTTCAACAGCAAGGTCAGGGAGCTGACCTGTCCCCTATGCTGAGGCTTCCCAGCCCCAGAAACCCGGGACAATACACCTATCGCAAGCAGATCGACTCAGCTGGCAGGAAGCCTTTCACTTGCCTAAGGCTACCAGCACTACCACCTCTCTGCCAAGGATTTGGAGGCTGGGAGAAGAGCCTGTGGTCCCAGGCCATGGCAGCCCACCGTGGGTGGCCTCGGCTCCCCCCGCAgcttccccagcactgcaggaCCGAGAGGTGCTGCCCCAAGCAAACGGCTCCCGCTGATGCAGCCCCTTCCCCGCTGAGTTAGCAGATGCGTGCTTCAGTTCCTACTCTTACTACCAGCCTTCACCAGTACCACCTTCCAAAACACTAAAAAGCAGCCGAGGCTCCTCTTAGCTAAAGGCCGATGAACGAAATGAAGATGCTCAGAAGAGAAGGCAAGAGTGTCCTCTCCAGAACGGGAGCCATCCCACATGGGGCCCCAGGTGCTCCTCCGTGGGAGAGCTGTGCACAGAGCAGCCTGCCGCCCCTCCAGCACTGCAAACCCCTCCCGAGCCTCCCCCAGCCACCACATCCCTCTCTTCAGCGAGCAGTCCCCGACCCGAGCGGCTCGCACCTCTCCACCCCACTCACCTTGTCTCCAGGGGCGCCGGGAGCGCAGTGCCccgagggcgggcgggcggccgggggccGTGGGATGCCGCAGAGGCAGCGCCAGCGCGATCTCCCGCTGCGTTTAGGTCCTTTAAAGAGGGAGTGGGGAGGCCAGAGGCAGCCAACCGGCTGGAAACGACTTCTGAATATGCAGATGGACGTCCAGGAGGTCAGGTCCAGCGCTGTCGTCCAGCCACCTTCCCTGCCACTCAGCTGTCTCCCAGGCTTGTAGCCCCTAGGGTCGATGGGCAagggctggtgctgagctgctggctgcccAGGTGGGCAGAGGGCCAGGTGAGCAATTCCTCCCTAAGATTTGGCCTGGAAACCCCATCCAGGACGCAGGATGGTGAACTGTTGGTGAGATGATGCAAATACACCGGGCTAGAGGCAAGCAGTGCTGCAGGCAAGGAAGAAGCCGGCCGGGAGCTCCAGGTGCCACCCAACTCCTACGAAAAGCACCCAGGCATTTCCAGCATTCCCTGTCATGGGGATACAGAGGCATTTTGGCTTGCCTGGGGGTCTGTGGTGTAGGATGTCACCAGCAAATAGAGCAacacaggaaaagcagcaagacTGAGTCCCTTCCTTATCGCAGGGTGCTTTAGAgacactgctgctgccagcagagctggcacagcTCTCAGCTGAGCACACTCCAGCCCCAGGCCCAGGACAAACCCCTGGGGCACATGTGGTTGCGAAATGCTTTGTGCAGGAGCTGTGGGGTGGGTGGACAAAGCTTAGCCACGCGTGCCATGCCTGGGGCTTCATCTGCTTTGCCTCTACATGCTTACTGAACACGGTGATGTTTGGTGTATTCATGTGGTAGGCAGGAGGCTGTGGTTAAAAGCAGTTGACATCAGGTGGTCTTGTTCAAGGACATTAGCCCTCGAAAGACAGATCTTGGAGAAATCCCTGGCAGAGAGCCTTTCTGGCTCAGTTGCCTTTTATTAAAGCAGTCAGCACATCCTCAGAGACTATCCCCTGTTGATTTCTGTTCaaactcttttctttcaaaatgaccCCAAGGATGTTCATTGGGAATTTATATTAGGAGACTATTTTGAAGGTTGCAGTTTACCATTCATATATTATTAAGCAACAGCTAAATTAAGGACATGTGTACAACTTGGACTTGACTCCTTGAGAGATGCCTGGCTGCAAGACAGTCTTTTATGACTATCCCAAGCTAATTCTCAGATTCTGCAAATGGGTCATTTTGGCTTACAAGTTCCTTGGGTTTCCTTCCACCAGTGGTTTTCCACTGGGAAGCAGGCAGAAAACAGAAGCTAGCTGGTGGATTCTCAAGCGTTTCCAACATACAGACCACATCCGAGGAACTGGGCTTACTTGAGGACTCAAGTCCTCAAGTCCtcagactagatgtcaggaagtatttctttacagaacgggttattaggcagtggaatggattgcccagggaggtggtggaatccccatccctggaggtgtttaggagtagggtcgatatagcgctgggtgatatggtgtagatgggaactggcagtgttaggttaatggttggactagatgatcttcaaggtcctttccaacctagttgattctgtgattctgtgattctgtgattcatttgtCTTGTTTGCCACGGTGAGATCACCTCCTTGCCCATTTCTAACCATGCAACATCCCACTGTCTGACGCTTGTGGCAGTATCATGGGCCTGACCCCATGATTTGTCAAGGTGAGCAGGAAGACCATTGGTACAGCTGTCCAGCAATCCAGTTGGTTCAATGAAGAGCACCATGAAACAGCACCCTTTGGTAATACAAAGGTCCATTTATGTACTGGGAATCAATCGCAGGTAACATAACTCATAGGTCACGTAACTCGTAATGTGAAAACTCCTGTCTCTGCTTGTGCCGGAGGCAGAACAGCAAGTGGACAGACAGGGCACAAAGGCAGTGACAAGCAGCACACAAGGTGTAACCCAACCACCTGCCTGCCACCTGCCCCAGCCCTGCGTGGGGCTGTGGAAGACACCCTGGGTGTGGCTCAACAGGAGGCTCTTGAGACACCAcggcctgtccctgccccagccctgccccacagcccctgccctaggcctgtcccagccctgcagccccgtCCCCACCCCTGTCCTCTCCCCACAGGCCTGTCCGTTCCCCACAGCCCCTGCCTTAGGCCCGGCTTAGCACCCCCGCCCTGGGTGGTACCGCCCCTCCGGTCCCGCTCCCCCACTTCCGGGGAGGTTGGTCCGGCCCTGCGCGCTTCCGGCTCGCGCCGGGCCTGCTTCCGGTGTCCGCCCtccgctcctcccgccgccgccgccgcgatGCTGCTGCTGTGGCGGTCCCGCTGCCTGGGCCGGGCGCTGGGCCGCTCGCTGCGCGCCCTCCGGCAGGTACTGCCCGCCGCGGGCACCGGCCGCGGGGAGGGAGGCGGGAGGAGTGGAGGGCGGCGGTTGGGCGGGCGAGGACGGCGGCTCCAAGGGCACCGGGACGCGTCCGCGCCCCCTTCCTGCCCGCCCGCCGCGAGGCAcagccgccccggggcggggagggaagggaggggcgGTACGGGTGGCGGGGCTGCCCCCCCGGGAGGGCCAGCGTGAGCGCGGCGCTGCCCTTTcccgcgcccggcgccgccggTGCCTGTGCCGCTACCCCCTTActgccccgccccgcgccgggcccGTCGTCCCCTCGGgaaaggcggcggcggcggcaccgggcggAGCTGACAGGCGGGAAAAGCTTCCGAAAACCGTCGGTCTCGGGCTCCGCCGCCTCAGGCTGTCGCTGGGCTGAAGCGTTTGGAGGGCCTCTCTGCTGGCAACCGCGGTTCGCTTCGcaccgcccccctccccggccggggcCGGCCCGGTGCAGAAACGGCAAATAAACTGGTGTCTAGTTCTTGGTTGAATTCCTGTGCTCAGTTTCTAAAGCAGTCGTTCAACCGATGCAAACGGCAGTAACCAGTGCTGGCGGCAGCCTGGGCTTGTAGAGGCCAGCTGGCCAGAGCCGGCTACTTAAATCAACACCGGGGCCTCGCGTGGCCGGCTGGTTTCTGTCGTTTGCTGACGTCTGGCCGCATCTTCCGTTTAAACAGCAAACATGCATAGCTTTGTGCGCATACGGGTATATGCgtgcatatgcatacatatatatgcgtatttacaggaggaaaaacacCACTTCTCTTCCAGATGACTGGCTGAAGCCTTAGAGCATGAGAGTTGATTTCAGCCATCGTGTGAATGTAGGCGAGCAAGTGTTGACAGCTAATTGCAATATTGAATATTTAACTATGTCGTGCTTCCCCACAGAGCTGTTGTATGTTAGATGCTTGTCTTCGGGTGCAGCATATAGATTTGTGTTTGtaagtatgtgtgtatatattaaaaaattgcaCTATAAACAATTTATAACTAACTATATAGTTATATTTTGTTATACATATATGTAGATATAAATTAATTATAGTGCAGTTTAAGCTTTTTAAAGTGACATTTTAACATTTAAGCTTTGTCAGCTCTCAGTGGTGCTGTGTAATTATACAGAGCAGGGGAAAAAGCCAGATGGAGTAGTCAAACCTTTTACAAAAGTAGTCTGGAAATCGGGAGGTTACAGGAGGTTATAGGTGAGTACTAGGAAGGAGAGATAATTTTAGGTAACCTGTTAGATGTACTAGAAAAGTTGAGAAGTCAAGATGGTGGTAATAGTTTGATTTCCATTTGAGTAGGGATGTGGGAAGTAAGTTTTGATGAAGGGGATAATACAGGCTTTTATGGGAGATGGAAAGAAACACCAGAACTTGGCAAACCTTTGATGGGAGAAGTGAGAACAATAGACAAGTACAAAATTCAGAAGTGTAGGGTTGAATGGGAGAACACTGGAGTCAGCAAGAAACAACGAGGGTGGGGAAGAATTGGCTGGATTTTGATGATCttgtaaaggagaaaaaggtCCTGGATTCATGTATCAAGTAGAAATCATGAATAGCTTGCATTTGAGCATGTAagacttggggggggggcagctgttGAAGGATGACCTGAAAAAGTCCAGAGAAGAGCTAGTCTGAAAAGGGATGGTTTGATCAGGAGCTGTGTTCAGTGTTTTGAGAATCAAGTCCTATTTATCTGGGGAAGAGTTtgtaaagaacttttttttccctgtttgatCCTCCCCATGTGCTGGAAGAGTTCTCAGCCTGTTGTCTTAGTAACAGTATCCTTTACCACTCAGCATTGTATCTCCATCCCATCTTAGCATCTGCCCTGCCTTGCTCTATATAATTGTGTTAACATCAGTGAAAGACGTgcagtgggttttttgtgtgtagcaGTGGTTCACGCTCATTCTTGttaaagcagcagcttctctgctttGAAGAAGCTGGGGCTGGAGAACCGATTGCTGCTTTGTCTGTTGTCAGAGCTGCCCAGCACTGGGCTTCTGTTTTGCCTCTGTTGAAATTAGCTGTACCTTCCTCTTCAGTTAGTGTCCTTACCTGAACTGGTCCCCGTTCCCGCTGTTGGAGGAGAAATCTGTAGGTATACAGACTGTCGCTTTAGCTGATGTATTCCATAATTTATTTCAGAGTGTTATGATGTACTGGAAGGTGACGGCTCCTTGAAAGGTGCAGCCTGGGATGCTCTGTGCCAGGGTCATTTTGACATCATAACAGTTATAAAAACAATTCTGAGAAGTCATGTGAAACATAGGGGAAAAATTAATCGCTTGGTATGTGAGTCACTAGCTAATTAGACCAAGACTTATTTTTCCAAGTGAAGTCTGTCAGTTTAAAGTGGCCCAAAGTGCTAATGCCAGCTAGCAAAACctaaatgtttccattttcactGAAGAAGCTCTAAGATCAGGCAGAGAGCAGGTTTAGCAGGGTGATACCAGGAAGGAATCACAATGATTCATTCGGGGGAAAAGGGGAACAGGAAACAGCCCTGTCAGGCATCTCTGGGGGCTGCACATGCCTCTCTGAGGTACTGTAGTGAAGAGATGGACacacagcagttctgcagaacaCAGGAGAGGAA includes:
- the PROX2 gene encoding prospero homeobox protein 2, whose amino-acid sequence is MIPNQLRVSSLGSRQEEEMMDGRTGSEQDRDHATSGHSQGLKSEPCFQTDSLLPSPSASLISQLLRHPMVGRSLDPTILFPSSQAVALPQDYERGASTGEGAQALAFAGTCAPAPVPCAGNRDQLSDQHLWDQLSDQHLWDQFSDQHLQAKRARVESIIQGMSLPPTPQAFGKSLEAAFGHERERVDKMPPESKRKPRVPQQGTGAARRVAPTRGSPHAEGCQQLKEQLCFLEQQLRQLQEKFSQVCDSGDTAQTQEGAEKVHPLPGKPGDRWDKDSAAATSDPCKAPLWRGVLEVHGPEEDEDRGNTGTLPSAARVLSQALKHELAAVTSWVVDSVLKTVWPKAANHLLQQHCSLPMPGPDARREYFAAGKCRKPLAKPSPMKAQGSPQAEALSGASGKSPGSHAGSFSSKGVRKPVQVSSMGYSLGLATPVQDSQLLSQLLGYSQHGLWGSVSCGIPSALERGPPEPLDLHWGTVKLRSSVVRQQHQHPLSLSPADMESLALLPAGRDGCRELQAAMDGAPFASTHMQEALTPGHLKKAKLMFFFTRYPSSTLLKTYFLDVQFSRCITSQLIKWFSNFREFYYIQVEKFARQALLEGVMDAGTLRVSRDSELFRALNMHYNKGNDFEVPGRFLEVASLTLREFFSAVRAGKDADPSWKKPIYKIISKLDSDIPEGFKAAGCSQELLRS